TTGTCGGCCATGTACACCGATGGGAGGGCCGGGGTTATAAACGGTCGCGCCGGGCGAAATCATCCGAATTCAGTAACTACTAGTCTCTAGACACACGTCTCGACCGTCATACCTTTGAAACCCGCCCGAGTTCGTTGGAGTATGTCCACCAACAACAACGAGGAAGTACGTGTTGGCGTTCTTTCACTCCACAACAGCAAGGAGACGAAAGCAATTTTGAACGCAGTTGAGGACCTCGGCCACGAGCCCGTGTGGCTCCGACGTGAGAACGCCGAGATCAACATCGAAGACGGTGAGGTGACAGTCGAGCCTGAGGTGGACATCATCGCGAATCGACTTCTCCTTTCCAACACAGAGGAACCCGCCGAACTCCTCGGCCTCGCGACGACGTTCAACCGCATCCGGCCGATGCTCAACGAACCGGACGCGGTTCTCGCCGCGATTCACAAGTTCGCGACGGCCGCGACGCTCGCGAACTGGAACATCAAGGTCCCAGACGCGCTGCTGGCACTCTCGAACGACCGACTCAACAAGGGTCGAGGGCGCTTTGGCGACGTGGCTGTCTACAAGTCCGCAATCGGTACCCACGGCGGTGGGACGTGGAAGGTCGACCTGACCGAACCTGTGAACCCGAAGGTCGGGAACCGACAGGCGTTCCTCCAGAAACTCATCGACCACGACGACCAGCGACACCGAGACCTGCGTGTCTACATCGTCGACGGGAAAATCGTGGGTGCGATGTACCGCTACGCACCGGAAGGCGACTGGCGGACCAACGTCGCGCTCGGCGGCGACGTCCTCAACGCGACGGACGAGATGCCCGAAGAAGCCCGCGAGACCGCACTGTACACCGCCGAAGTGATGGAGATGGACTACGTCGGCGTCGACCTCGTCGAAAGCGACGACGGCTGGTACGTCCTCGAAGCCAACCCGACCGCTGGGTTCAAGGGTCTCTACGAGGCGACGGGCAAGAGCCCCGCGCCGTACATCGCCAAACTCGCTATCGAGCGCGCTGGCGGCGAAGTCGACGAGAAGCGCGTCGAAGAACTCTCGGCGACGCTCGACGACTCCGTTCCGTCCTGCGCACCTGCCGAATCGCCCATCTTCGACGGTGAGGCACCCATCATCGGCTACATCGAGGAAGTCGTCGTCAACGGGACGAAGGGCTCACAGCAGACCCTCGCCAAGTCGGACACGGGTGCGACCCGGACCAGTATCGACACGAGCCTCGCCGCCGAAATCGGTGCCGGCCCCATCAAGAGCATGACGCGCGTGAAGTCCGGCAGCGTCAAGCGCGGGAAGGCCCGCCCGGTCGTCGACCTCGTCATCGGTATCGGCGGAACCCAGCACACGGTGACTGCCAGCGTCGAAGACC
The genomic region above belongs to Haloferax marinisediminis and contains:
- a CDS encoding putative ATP-dependent zinc protease; this encodes MSTNNNEEVRVGVLSLHNSKETKAILNAVEDLGHEPVWLRRENAEINIEDGEVTVEPEVDIIANRLLLSNTEEPAELLGLATTFNRIRPMLNEPDAVLAAIHKFATAATLANWNIKVPDALLALSNDRLNKGRGRFGDVAVYKSAIGTHGGGTWKVDLTEPVNPKVGNRQAFLQKLIDHDDQRHRDLRVYIVDGKIVGAMYRYAPEGDWRTNVALGGDVLNATDEMPEEARETALYTAEVMEMDYVGVDLVESDDGWYVLEANPTAGFKGLYEATGKSPAPYIAKLAIERAGGEVDEKRVEELSATLDDSVPSCAPAESPIFDGEAPIIGYIEEVVVNGTKGSQQTLAKSDTGATRTSIDTSLAAEIGAGPIKSMTRVKSGSVKRGKARPVVDLVIGIGGTQHTVTASVEDRSHMDYPLLLGRDILEHYRVDVRRRSNADRDDEDDEEEERLEE